In Bufo gargarizans isolate SCDJY-AF-19 chromosome 6, ASM1485885v1, whole genome shotgun sequence, a single genomic region encodes these proteins:
- the LOC122940594 gene encoding trypsin-like, translated as MDSVSVLICSPSTLLAFEDDKIVGGYVCAKNSVPWQVSLNAGYHFCGGSLINSLWVVSAAHCHKQKVEVRLGEHNIAVSEGTEQFISNAKSIKHPRYNSRTLDNDILLIRLSSPATLNAFVNTIPLPSGCVAAGSSCLISGWGNTLSSGTNYPDLLHCVDAPVLTDAQCNNAYPGEITANMICVGYLEGGKDSCQGDSGGPVVCNGELQGVVSWGYGCALKDYPGVYTRVCNYNNWIQDTIAAN; from the exons atggattctgtcagtgttttgatctgttcaccatcaacattgc TTGCCTTTGAAGATGATAAAATTGTTGGAGGTTATGTCTGTGCCAAGAACTCTGTCCCCTGGCAGGTGTCCCTAAATGCAGGCTATCACTTCTGTGGGGGGTCTCTGATAAACAGCCTTTGGGTGGTCTCTGCTGCTCATTGCCACAAACA GAAAGTAGAAGTGAGGCTGGGAGAGCATAACATTGCTGTAAGTGAAGGGACCGAGCAGTTCATAAGCAATGCCAAGTCCATAAAACATCCCAGGTACAACTCCAGAACCCTGGACAATGATATTCTCCTGATCAGGCTGTCCTCTCCCGCCACCCTCAATGCCTTTGTCAACACTATCCCTTTGCCCTCAGGATGTGTCGCTGCCGGATCCAGCTGTCTGATCTCTGGCTGGGGTAATACCCTCAGTAGTGGAA CTAACTACCCCGATCTGCTGCATTGCGTGGATGCTCCAGTCCTGACTGATGCTCAGTGTAATAACGCCTATCCCGGAGAGATCACGGCCAATAtgatctgtgttggctaccttgaaGGAGGGAAAGATTCCTGCCAG GGtgactctggaggacctgtcgtATGTAATGGAGAACTGCAGGGTGTTGTCTCCTGGGGATATGGCTGTGCCCTGAAGGACTACCCGGGAGTCTACACCAGGGTCTGCAACTATAATAACTGGATTCAAGACACTATTGCTGCAAATTAA